Proteins encoded by one window of Mustela erminea isolate mMusErm1 chromosome 7, mMusErm1.Pri, whole genome shotgun sequence:
- the DPY30 gene encoding protein dpy-30 homolog has protein sequence MEPEQMLEGQTQVAENPHSEYGLTDNVERIVDNEKINAEKSSKQKVDLQSLPTRAYLDQTVVPILLQGLAVLAKERPPNPIEFLASYLLKNKAQFEDRN, from the exons ATGGAGCCAGAGCAGATGCTGGAAGGACAGACGCAG gttGCAGAAAACCCTCACTCTGAGTACGGTCTCACAGACAATGTCGAG AGGATAGTAGACAATGAGAAGATTAATGCAGAAAAGTCATCAAAACAGAAAGTGGATCTCCAGTCTTTGCCAACTCGTGCCTACCTGGATCAGACAGTTGTGCCTATTTTATTACAGGGACTTGCTGTGCTTGCGAAAGAAAG ACCACCAAATCCCATTGAATTTCTAGCatcctatcttttaaaaaacaaggcaCAGTTTGAAGATCGAAACTGA